From one Lycorma delicatula isolate Av1 chromosome 2, ASM4794821v1, whole genome shotgun sequence genomic stretch:
- the LOC142320295 gene encoding uncharacterized protein LOC142320295, protein MQPATIILFAAVAVFCLFSTTEGRFTEDKVVSFYRNNYGDRYRRSSNSEDPGRFRDFKSFGKVRAFGRVGGFGGIGGNGRFGGNGKFGGSGGLGGSGGDGGSEGVDDKGKLGTSGGLEGLGGLFGHGKFGASGGFGAAGGFEASGGVGGSGGFDGFGDFGGDGGFDGFGGFGGKEDSGWGNFW, encoded by the exons ATGCAACCAGCTACAATAATTCTGTTTGCCGCCGTAGCggtattctgtttattttctaCAACAGAAGGACGTTTCACCGAAGACAAAGTCGTGAGCTTCTATAGAAACAATTACG gCGATAGGTACCGTCGTAGCTCTAATTCTGAAGATCCAGGAAGATTTAGAGATTTCAAAAGTTTTGGAAAGGTCAGAGCTTTTGGAAGAGTTGGAGGTTTCGGGGGTATTGGAGGTAATGGACGTTTCGGAGGCAATGGAAAATTCGGAGGTTCAGGAGGTTTAGGAGGTTCAGGAGGCGATGGAGGTTCTGAAGGCGTTGATGATAAAGGAAAACTAGGAACTTCTGGAGGTTTAGAAGGTCTTGGCGGTTTATTTGGTCATGGAAAATTTGGAGCTTCTGGAGGTTTTGGAGCTGCTGGAGGTTTTGAAGCTTCTGGTGGTGTCGGAGGTTCTGGAGGTTTTGATGGCTTTGGAGATTTTGGAGGTGATGGCGGTTTTGATGGGTTTGGAGGATTCGGAGGTAAAGAAGATTCTGGATGGGGAAATTTCTGGtaa